One window of the Flavobacteriaceae bacterium YJPT1-3 genome contains the following:
- the ruvX gene encoding Holliday junction resolvase RuvX → MARIMAIDFGMKRCGLAVTDELQLIASGLTTVPTTEIMDFLTEYLKEEKVDVIVLGAPKRMNNEVSAVEENIVRFRESLTAQFPEVKIDRQDERFTSKMAFQTMIDGGLGKKKRKNKALVDQISATLILQGYLTKNTL, encoded by the coding sequence ATGGCCAGAATCATGGCGATTGACTTTGGGATGAAGCGTTGTGGTCTTGCAGTAACGGATGAACTCCAGCTTATCGCTTCAGGACTGACCACCGTACCCACCACGGAGATCATGGATTTTCTGACCGAGTATTTAAAGGAAGAAAAGGTAGATGTCATTGTCTTGGGAGCGCCCAAACGAATGAATAATGAGGTTTCTGCTGTGGAAGAGAATATTGTTCGCTTTCGCGAAAGCTTAACCGCTCAATTCCCGGAGGTGAAGATTGACCGCCAGGATGAACGCTTTACGTCTAAAATGGCTTTTCAAACCATGATTGATGGTGGTTTGGGGAAGAAAAAAAGAAAGAATAAAGCCCTGGTCGATCAGATCAGCGCCACCTTAATACTGCAGGGTTACCTGACAAAAAACACGCTATGA
- a CDS encoding glycosyltransferase family 2 protein encodes MESKPEISVIISTYNAVDWLRKTLWGYAEQTTTAFELVIADDGSGPETKALIDSFREDFPIPIIHVWQEDEGFQKSRILNKAIQASSADYILMSDGDCIPKADFVQVHLERRERGYFLSGGYFKLPLDISKAITQEDIKRQRCFEVSWLKKQGMPSSFKNNKLSASGLKAQVLNAITPTRASWNGHNASGWKSDILAVNGFDERMQYGGQDRELGERLENKGIKGKQIRYSAICVHLDHPRGYKTPETLQKNAAIRKQTRSSGKAFTPFGIQKSEKESN; translated from the coding sequence ATGGAATCTAAGCCCGAAATATCTGTCATCATAAGCACCTACAACGCAGTAGACTGGTTGCGAAAGACCTTATGGGGCTATGCGGAACAAACGACAACCGCTTTTGAACTGGTTATTGCTGATGATGGCAGTGGACCTGAAACTAAAGCGCTGATCGATTCTTTTCGAGAGGACTTCCCGATTCCAATAATTCACGTCTGGCAGGAAGACGAAGGTTTTCAAAAGTCACGCATATTGAATAAGGCCATTCAGGCCAGCAGTGCTGATTATATTCTGATGAGTGATGGAGATTGCATTCCAAAAGCCGATTTTGTACAGGTCCACTTAGAGCGGCGAGAGCGGGGTTATTTTCTATCCGGAGGTTACTTCAAGCTTCCGTTGGATATTTCGAAAGCGATCACTCAGGAAGACATTAAAAGGCAACGCTGTTTTGAGGTTTCCTGGCTGAAAAAGCAAGGGATGCCTTCTTCGTTTAAAAATAACAAGCTCAGCGCCAGTGGACTCAAAGCTCAAGTGCTCAACGCGATCACCCCAACCCGTGCTAGCTGGAACGGTCATAACGCCAGTGGCTGGAAAAGTGATATTCTGGCCGTCAATGGTTTTGATGAGCGTATGCAGTACGGTGGGCAGGATCGTGAATTGGGAGAGCGCTTAGAGAACAAAGGAATCAAGGGTAAGCAAATTCGCTATTCAGCCATTTGCGTACATTTAGATCATCCGAGAGGGTATAAGACCCCGGAAACCCTTCAAAAAAATGCGGCTATCCGCAAGCAAACCCGGTCTTCGGGTAAAGCATTTACCCCATTCGGCATTCAGAAGTCAGAAAAAGAGTCCAATTAG
- a CDS encoding DUF5606 domain-containing protein, protein MGLEKVISISGKPGLYELVAQTRSGFVGKSLIDGKKLSVNARNNVSVLSEIAIYTLSGEKPLREVMQQIKEKENGQPAISHKSSKTELEAYFFEVLPDFDEDRVYASDIKKIIQWYNLLQKNDLLDFDAETAEEEKATNEEE, encoded by the coding sequence ATGGGATTAGAAAAAGTCATCTCCATTTCCGGAAAACCGGGTTTATACGAATTAGTTGCCCAAACCCGTAGTGGATTTGTGGGCAAATCACTGATCGATGGAAAAAAACTCTCCGTCAATGCGCGTAATAATGTCAGCGTGCTCTCAGAGATCGCTATTTATACTTTATCCGGAGAAAAGCCATTGCGTGAAGTGATGCAGCAGATCAAAGAAAAAGAGAACGGTCAGCCGGCCATCAGCCATAAATCAAGTAAGACCGAGCTGGAAGCCTATTTTTTCGAAGTACTTCCAGATTTTGATGAGGACCGGGTCTATGCCAGTGACATCAAAAAGATCATTCAGTGGTACAATCTGTTGCAGAAAAACGATCTGCTGGATTTTGACGCAGAAACTGCAGAGGAAGAAAAAGCCACGAACGAAGAAGAATAA
- the mazG gene encoding nucleoside triphosphate pyrophosphohydrolase: protein MHSRKEQLAAFDRLLTIMDELREQCPWDRKQTFESLRHLTIEETYELGDAILDQDLPEISKELGDLLLHIVFYAKIGSEQQAFDIADVAHGISEKLISRHPHIYGDVEVADEEEVKRNWENLKLKEGKKSVLEGVPKSLPALVKASRIQDKVAGVGFDWERPEQVFEKLQEELGELQEEVRSGDLKAVEAEFGDVLFSMINYARFLKVDAESALERTNKKFSKRFQYLEAKAREQNKSLRDMTLAEMDVFWEEAKRL from the coding sequence ATGCACTCTCGGAAAGAGCAACTCGCCGCTTTTGATCGCTTGCTAACCATCATGGATGAGTTGCGGGAACAGTGCCCCTGGGATCGCAAGCAAACTTTCGAGAGTCTTCGGCACCTGACCATTGAAGAGACTTACGAACTGGGTGATGCCATTCTTGATCAAGACCTACCGGAGATCAGTAAAGAATTGGGGGATCTGCTCTTACACATTGTGTTCTACGCTAAGATAGGCAGTGAGCAGCAAGCCTTTGATATCGCAGACGTGGCCCATGGAATCTCAGAAAAATTGATCAGTCGGCATCCGCACATCTACGGCGATGTAGAGGTAGCCGATGAGGAGGAGGTCAAGCGCAACTGGGAAAACCTCAAGCTGAAAGAAGGGAAAAAAAGCGTTTTGGAAGGGGTCCCGAAGTCGTTACCTGCCCTGGTCAAAGCCAGTCGTATACAGGACAAGGTGGCCGGAGTGGGATTTGACTGGGAGCGACCGGAACAGGTGTTTGAAAAGCTACAGGAAGAGTTGGGTGAGTTGCAAGAGGAGGTTCGATCCGGCGATTTGAAGGCTGTTGAAGCCGAATTCGGAGATGTGCTTTTTTCCATGATCAACTATGCTCGCTTTTTAAAAGTTGATGCAGAAAGTGCCCTGGAACGCACCAACAAAAAATTCAGTAAACGCTTCCAATACCTGGAAGCCAAAGCCAGGGAGCAAAATAAGTCCTTGCGCGATATGACCCTGGCAGAAATGGATGTATTTTGGGAAGAAGCCAAGCGATTGTAG
- the def gene encoding peptide deformylase, producing the protein MILPIVAYGDPVLKKKAKAITPDYPALQELIENMYETMYGAHGVGLAAPQIGRAIRLFIVDTQPFSEDDELDAEEVRLLANFKKTFINAEILEEEGEEWAFSEGCLSIPGINEDVFRQPKITIRYQDEDFKEHTETYEGLIARVIQHEYDHIEGILFTDKLSSLKRRLIKGKLTNISKGKTEAGYRMRFPAAKRGRG; encoded by the coding sequence ATGATATTACCCATTGTGGCTTACGGAGATCCCGTACTTAAGAAAAAGGCGAAAGCCATTACACCGGATTATCCGGCGCTTCAGGAATTGATCGAGAATATGTATGAGACCATGTACGGGGCTCACGGAGTAGGCCTGGCCGCGCCTCAAATTGGTCGGGCGATCCGACTATTTATTGTGGACACCCAACCTTTCTCTGAGGATGATGAATTGGATGCAGAGGAAGTCCGACTTTTGGCAAACTTTAAAAAGACCTTCATTAATGCTGAAATTTTGGAAGAAGAAGGCGAGGAGTGGGCCTTTAGTGAAGGCTGCTTAAGCATACCCGGGATCAATGAAGACGTCTTTCGTCAACCAAAGATCACTATTCGCTATCAGGATGAAGATTTTAAGGAACATACAGAAACTTATGAAGGGCTCATCGCCCGGGTCATTCAGCACGAGTATGATCATATCGAGGGGATCTTGTTTACGGACAAATTATCCAGTTTAAAACGAAGATTAATAAAAGGAAAATTGACCAATATCTCCAAAGGGAAGACAGAAGCGGGCTACCGTATGCGTTTTCCTGCAGCAAAGCGAGGTAGAGGATAA
- a CDS encoding 2,3,4,5-tetrahydropyridine-2,6-dicarboxylate N-succinyltransferase encodes MKQLQNVIENAWEDRSLLEDEVTQNAIREVVEMIDQGTLRVAEPDGDDWKINTWVKKAVVLYFPIQKMEKLESGIFEYHDKIPLKKGYQNQGVRVVPHAVARHGAYISKGVILMPSYVNIGAYVDEGTMVDTWATVGSCAQIGKHVHLSGGVGIGGVLEPLQASPVIIEDNAFIGSRCIVVEGVRVGKEAVLGANVVLTGSTKIIDVSGKEPKESKGYVPPRSVVIPGSYTKKFPAGDYQVPCALIIGKRKESTDKKTSLNDALREHNVAV; translated from the coding sequence ATGAAGCAACTGCAAAATGTGATCGAAAACGCCTGGGAAGATCGTTCCTTACTCGAAGATGAAGTAACCCAAAACGCCATACGGGAAGTGGTTGAGATGATCGACCAGGGGACGCTTCGAGTAGCCGAACCCGACGGAGATGACTGGAAGATCAATACCTGGGTGAAAAAAGCCGTGGTTTTATATTTCCCCATTCAAAAGATGGAAAAACTGGAATCCGGAATCTTCGAATACCACGATAAGATCCCTCTAAAAAAGGGGTATCAAAATCAGGGGGTGCGTGTGGTACCCCATGCAGTCGCCCGACACGGGGCTTATATCTCTAAAGGGGTGATCCTCATGCCCAGTTACGTTAATATTGGCGCTTATGTGGATGAAGGGACCATGGTTGATACCTGGGCCACGGTAGGAAGTTGTGCCCAGATCGGGAAGCATGTGCATCTCAGTGGCGGTGTTGGTATTGGAGGTGTCCTGGAGCCCTTACAGGCCTCCCCGGTCATTATTGAAGACAATGCCTTTATTGGTTCCCGCTGTATTGTTGTAGAAGGTGTGCGCGTGGGTAAAGAAGCGGTTTTGGGTGCTAACGTCGTACTTACCGGGTCGACCAAGATCATTGATGTTTCCGGAAAAGAACCTAAAGAGTCTAAAGGTTATGTGCCTCCGCGCTCGGTCGTGATTCCAGGCAGTTACACCAAAAAATTCCCGGCGGGAGACTATCAGGTTCCCTGTGCATTGATTATTGGAAAGCGCAAAGAAAGTACCGACAAGAAAACTTCGCTCAATGATGCGCTACGCGAGCACAATGTAGCGGTCTAA